A single region of the Pseudomonas solani genome encodes:
- a CDS encoding TonB-dependent receptor — protein sequence MEQQSNSLSSALRRKLGRAAGAGALGLCCALGSVTAQAAEAAASENVLQQAHAFDIPAQSLAAALIAFGQQSGLQLTMDSALLANQLSRPVKGSLTSEQALEKLLQDSGIGWSFQYGNVIFHALQSAGGDVIELGNTVVLGAPPESGFQGETVIDRRAIEAFPGANGDITTLLQMHPSVQFSTEQKSSNTGGEIDPADISINGAKFYQNNFMIDGVSINNDLDPGQHSWGDLTHLERLPSRAHGIALDADLLESVTVYDSNVPAEFGGFNGGVVDAKTRRPSQELHGKLSAGMTRSEWTKFHIADEDKTAFEESSDAQNQPEFEKLTLRGMVEGHLTDDFGVMAAFSRKTSVIPLFAYDGGFQSQGDSVKKDQRREIDNFMLKSYWAVNDRLDMSFSLTHAPQEAEYFRSNVKNSGSQIHQGGYQAGMVAKWLGDAANYTHTFAYTNLESTRTSDSNVFKNWRWSQDKNWGNPYRNGVLSAAATSFEGGNGDLEQTQVGASYVFKADWLPLTWAGVTHNFQTGLELETKTGRYERSSDIYTATTLSLAANTSGNLTCRTLSGIQDDDYCSVSVNAEGAPVRQYFRFLNYYREGEVEQTENRYGLFMQDRIELGKLTLRPGLRFDGDDYMAKKTFAPRFSMEYDLFGDRSTLLTGGLNRYYGRNLFAYRLMNDREALRWRRTRLASTGNQITDFGGWVNYGVNENSFRQLDIPYDDELALGVTQRWYDTTFDLKYVRREGRDQVFRASANTLDLEPGDGVTLIRNYYVFSNIGKSRSDNVTFTVTPDWKMKGFGTATSLQLAMNWSQTQSNMQGYERIITDAEESDEDVIYDGKIMAWSGLPSDDFNRPWTARLTTITDIPALNITWSNFFRYRGKYDQIVFTGDQQTINGVEYDVYDAASVPAAPTWDTRVYWEVPTGTDQAVFAAVDVTNVMDKVNPIVTRSGSTSYEVGRQYWLEVGYRF from the coding sequence ATGGAACAGCAGTCCAACAGCCTCAGTAGCGCACTACGCAGGAAACTCGGCCGGGCCGCCGGAGCGGGGGCACTCGGCCTTTGCTGCGCCCTGGGCAGCGTCACGGCCCAGGCCGCCGAAGCGGCCGCCAGCGAGAACGTCCTGCAGCAGGCCCACGCCTTCGACATCCCGGCCCAGAGCCTGGCCGCCGCGCTGATCGCCTTCGGCCAGCAGAGCGGGCTGCAACTGACCATGGATTCCGCGCTGCTGGCGAACCAGCTGTCGCGCCCGGTGAAGGGCTCGCTCACCAGCGAACAGGCCCTGGAGAAGCTGCTGCAGGACAGTGGCATCGGTTGGAGCTTCCAATACGGCAATGTCATCTTCCATGCACTGCAAAGCGCGGGCGGGGACGTGATCGAACTGGGCAATACCGTGGTGCTGGGGGCGCCACCCGAGAGCGGCTTTCAGGGCGAGACCGTGATCGATCGCCGCGCCATCGAAGCCTTCCCCGGCGCCAACGGCGACATCACCACGCTGCTGCAGATGCACCCCAGCGTGCAGTTCAGCACCGAGCAGAAGAGCTCGAACACCGGCGGCGAGATCGACCCGGCGGACATCAGCATCAACGGGGCCAAGTTCTACCAGAACAACTTCATGATCGATGGCGTCTCGATCAACAACGACCTCGACCCGGGGCAGCACTCCTGGGGAGACCTGACCCACCTCGAACGACTGCCAAGCCGGGCCCACGGCATTGCGCTGGACGCCGACCTGCTGGAGTCCGTGACCGTCTACGACAGCAACGTGCCGGCGGAATTCGGCGGCTTCAACGGTGGCGTCGTGGATGCCAAGACCCGTCGTCCCAGCCAGGAGTTGCACGGCAAGCTATCCGCCGGGATGACCCGTTCGGAATGGACCAAATTCCACATCGCCGACGAAGACAAGACCGCCTTCGAGGAGTCGAGTGACGCGCAGAACCAACCGGAGTTCGAGAAACTCACCCTGAGGGGGATGGTCGAAGGGCACCTGACCGACGACTTCGGTGTGATGGCCGCGTTCTCGCGCAAGACCTCGGTCATTCCGCTGTTCGCCTATGACGGCGGTTTTCAGAGCCAGGGCGATTCGGTGAAGAAAGACCAGCGGCGCGAGATCGACAACTTCATGCTCAAGTCCTATTGGGCAGTGAATGACCGCCTCGATATGAGCTTCAGCCTCACCCATGCGCCGCAGGAGGCGGAGTATTTCCGCTCCAACGTCAAGAACTCGGGCTCCCAGATTCACCAAGGGGGGTACCAGGCGGGCATGGTCGCCAAATGGCTGGGAGACGCCGCCAACTACACGCACACGTTCGCCTACACCAACCTTGAGAGCACGCGCACCTCGGACAGCAACGTCTTCAAGAACTGGCGTTGGTCGCAGGACAAGAACTGGGGTAACCCTTATCGCAATGGCGTTCTCTCTGCGGCTGCCACCAGCTTCGAGGGCGGGAACGGCGATCTGGAACAGACCCAGGTAGGCGCCAGTTATGTGTTCAAGGCCGATTGGCTGCCGCTGACCTGGGCGGGAGTGACGCATAACTTCCAGACCGGGCTCGAGCTCGAAACCAAGACCGGCCGCTATGAGCGCTCGTCCGATATCTATACCGCCACGACGCTCAGCCTGGCCGCAAACACCAGTGGCAACCTCACCTGCAGGACGCTCAGCGGCATTCAGGACGACGACTACTGCTCGGTCAGCGTCAACGCAGAGGGCGCTCCGGTCCGCCAGTATTTCCGTTTTCTCAACTACTACCGCGAAGGGGAGGTCGAGCAGACCGAAAACCGCTATGGGCTGTTCATGCAGGACAGGATCGAGCTAGGGAAACTCACGCTGCGCCCGGGCCTGCGCTTCGACGGTGACGACTACATGGCGAAGAAGACCTTCGCCCCGCGTTTCTCCATGGAGTACGACCTGTTCGGTGATCGCAGCACGCTGCTCACCGGTGGACTGAACCGCTACTACGGCAGGAATCTCTTCGCCTATCGCCTGATGAATGATCGCGAGGCGCTGCGCTGGCGTCGCACGCGGTTGGCCAGCACAGGCAACCAGATCACCGACTTCGGTGGTTGGGTGAACTACGGCGTCAACGAGAACTCGTTCCGCCAGCTGGACATTCCCTACGATGACGAGCTGGCGCTCGGCGTGACCCAGCGCTGGTACGACACCACCTTCGACCTCAAGTACGTTCGCCGCGAAGGGCGTGACCAGGTGTTCCGTGCCAGCGCCAACACGCTCGACCTGGAGCCGGGCGACGGCGTCACCCTGATCCGCAACTACTACGTGTTTTCCAACATCGGCAAGAGCCGCAGTGACAACGTCACCTTCACGGTCACGCCGGACTGGAAGATGAAGGGCTTCGGCACTGCCACCTCCTTGCAGCTCGCCATGAACTGGAGCCAGACCCAGAGCAACATGCAGGGCTATGAGCGCATCATCACTGACGCCGAAGAGTCCGACGAGGATGTGATCTACGACGGCAAGATCATGGCCTGGAGCGGTTTGCCTTCCGATGACTTCAACCGCCCCTGGACCGCGCGGCTGACCACCATCACCGATATCCCTGCGCTCAACATCACCTGGAGCAACTTCTTCCGCTACCGCGGCAAGTACGACCAGATTGTCTTCACTGGGGATCAGCAAACCATCAATGGCGTTGAATACGACGTCTATGACGCCGCCTCGGTGCCGGCTGCACCGACCTGGGACACCCGCGTCTACTGGGAAGTCCCCACCGGCACCGACCAGGCGGTATTCGCCGCGGTGGACGTGACCAACGTGATGGACAAGGTCAATCCCATCGTCACGCGATCCGGTTCCACCAGCTACGAAGTCGGCCGCCAGTACTGGCTCGAAGTCGGCTACCGCTTCTGA